The Streptomyces sp. NBC_01197 genome window below encodes:
- a CDS encoding homoserine dehydrogenase produces the protein MMRTRPLKVALLGCGVVGSEVARIMTTHADDLAARIGAPVELAGVAVRRPSKVREGIDPSLITTDAMALVKRGDIDVVIEVIGGIEPARTLIAAAFEHGASVVSANKALLAKDGAALHAIAQGHDRDLYYEAAVAGAIPLVRPLRESLAGDKVNRVLGIVNGTTNFILDKMDTTGAGYSEALDEATALGYAEADPTADVEGFDAAAKAAILAGIAFHTRVRLDDVHREGLTEVTAADIASARRMGCTVKLLAICERAADGKSVTARVHPAMIPLSHPLASVREAYNAVFIEAEAAGQLMFYGPGAGGSPTASAVLGDLVAVCRNRLNEATGPGESAYTMLPVSPMGDVVTRYHISLDVADKPGVLAQVATVFAEQGVSIDTVRQQGRNPCSGDEVAIEQGGGGRRAGGGGEASLVVVTHRARDAALSGTVEALRKLDTVLGVASIMRVEGE, from the coding sequence ATGATGCGTACGCGTCCGCTGAAGGTGGCGCTGCTGGGCTGTGGAGTCGTCGGCTCAGAGGTGGCGCGCATCATGACGACGCACGCCGACGACCTCGCGGCGCGCATCGGCGCCCCCGTCGAGCTCGCCGGTGTGGCCGTCCGCCGCCCTTCCAAGGTCCGTGAGGGCATCGACCCCTCGCTCATCACCACGGACGCGATGGCCCTGGTCAAACGCGGGGACATCGACGTGGTGATCGAGGTCATCGGCGGCATCGAGCCCGCCCGTACGCTGATCGCCGCCGCCTTCGAGCACGGCGCCAGCGTCGTCTCCGCCAACAAGGCGCTGCTCGCCAAGGACGGCGCCGCGCTGCACGCGATCGCCCAGGGGCACGACCGGGACCTCTACTACGAGGCCGCCGTCGCCGGCGCGATCCCGCTCGTACGCCCGCTGCGCGAATCGCTCGCGGGCGACAAGGTGAACCGCGTCCTGGGCATCGTCAACGGCACCACCAACTTCATCCTCGACAAGATGGACACCACCGGCGCCGGCTACTCGGAGGCGCTGGACGAGGCCACCGCGCTCGGCTACGCCGAGGCCGACCCGACGGCCGACGTCGAGGGGTTCGACGCGGCGGCCAAGGCCGCGATTCTCGCCGGGATCGCCTTCCATACGCGCGTACGCCTTGACGACGTCCACCGCGAGGGCCTCACCGAGGTCACCGCGGCGGACATCGCGTCCGCCAGGCGCATGGGCTGCACCGTCAAGCTGCTCGCCATCTGCGAGCGCGCCGCCGACGGCAAGTCCGTCACCGCCCGGGTGCACCCCGCGATGATCCCGCTCAGCCACCCGCTGGCCTCGGTGCGCGAGGCGTACAACGCGGTGTTCATCGAGGCCGAGGCCGCCGGGCAGCTGATGTTCTACGGCCCCGGCGCCGGCGGCTCACCCACCGCGTCCGCGGTACTCGGCGACCTGGTCGCGGTCTGCCGGAACAGGCTCAACGAGGCCACCGGGCCCGGCGAGTCGGCGTACACGATGCTGCCCGTGAGTCCCATGGGCGACGTCGTCACGCGCTACCACATCAGCCTCGACGTGGCCGACAAACCGGGTGTTCTCGCCCAGGTGGCCACGGTCTTCGCCGAGCAGGGCGTATCGATCGACACGGTACGCCAGCAGGGCCGAAATCCATGCAGCGGTGACGAAGTCGCCATCGAACAGGGCGGCGGCGGGCGACGGGCGGGCGGAGGCGGCGAGGCATCCCTCGTCGTCGTCACCCACCGCGCGCGCGACGCAGCCCTTTCCGGGACCGTCGAGGCGCTGCGCAAGCTCGACACCGTGCTCGGTGTCGCCAGCATCATGCGTGTTGAAGGGGAGTAA